The proteins below are encoded in one region of Flavobacterium nackdongense:
- the cmk gene encoding (d)CMP kinase, whose protein sequence is MKKKITIAIDGYSSTGKSTLAKELAHHLGYVYVDTGAMYRAVTLYAMQKGFIGIGFFDIKSLVASLPTIKLVFKFNPDLGFAEMYLNDLNVEKEIRTIEVSNYVSQVAEISEVRSKLVEQQQEMGKNKGIVMDGRDIGTIVFPNADLKIFMTASPLTRAERRFKELQKKGDQVTFDEVLKNVEQRDYIDTHREDSPLVKAKDAIEFDNSTISKQEQFEKVLKLIHI, encoded by the coding sequence TTGAAAAAAAAAATCACCATTGCTATTGATGGCTATTCATCAACAGGAAAAAGCACTTTAGCCAAAGAATTGGCTCATCATTTAGGATATGTTTATGTCGATACAGGTGCGATGTACAGAGCAGTCACATTGTATGCGATGCAAAAGGGGTTTATTGGGATAGGTTTTTTTGATATCAAATCACTTGTTGCGAGTTTACCAACTATTAAATTGGTTTTCAAATTCAACCCAGATTTAGGTTTTGCCGAAATGTATTTGAACGATCTAAATGTCGAAAAGGAAATTCGGACGATTGAAGTTTCAAATTATGTTAGCCAAGTCGCCGAGATTTCGGAAGTGCGTTCGAAATTAGTCGAACAGCAACAAGAAATGGGCAAAAACAAAGGAATAGTGATGGATGGCAGGGATATTGGCACTATCGTTTTTCCGAATGCCGATTTGAAAATATTTATGACTGCCAGTCCTTTGACCCGTGCAGAGAGGAGATTTAAGGAACTTCAAAAAAAAGGTGATCAGGTAACTTTTGATGAAGTTTTGAAAAATGTTGAACAGCGCGATTATATCGATACGCATCGAGAGGATTCACCATTAGTTAAAGCCAAGGATGCGATAGAGTTCGATAATTCTACTATTTCAAAACAAGAACAATTCGAAAAGGTACTTAAACTAATTCATATTTAG